Proteins found in one Hirundo rustica isolate bHirRus1 chromosome Z, bHirRus1.pri.v3, whole genome shotgun sequence genomic segment:
- the ST8SIA3 gene encoding sia-alpha-2,3-Gal-beta-1,4-GlcNAc-R:alpha 2,8-sialyltransferase, translated as MRSCKMVRVASVLGLVMLSVALLILSLISYVSLKKDNIFGAPRAAGAAGPRMYMFHAGFRSQFALKFLDPSFVPITNSLGQELQDKPSKWVFNRSAFAHQRQEILQHVDVIKNFSLIKSSVRIGQLMHYDYSSHKYVFSISNNFKSLLPDVSPILNKHYNICAVVGNSGILTGSQCGQEIDKSDFVFRCNFAPTEAFQKDVGRKTNLTTFNPSILEKYYNNLLTIQDRNNFFLSLKKLDGAILWIPAFFFHTSATVTRTLVDFFVEHRGQLKVQLAWPGNIMQHVNRYWRNKHLSPKRLSTGILMYTLASAICDEIHLYGFWPFGFDPNTREDLPYHYYDKKGTKFTTKWQESHQLPAEFQLLYRMHGEGLAKLTLSHCA; from the exons ATGCGGAGCTGCAAGATGGTGCGGGTGGCCAGCGTGCTGGGGCTCGTCATGCTCAGCGTGGCGCTGCTCATCCTGTCCCTCATCAGCTACGTCTCGCTCAAGAAGGACAACATCTTCGGggcgccccgcgccgccggcgCAGCCGGGCCCCGCATGTACATGTTCCACGCGGGGTTCAG GTCTCAGTTCGCGCTGAAGTTCCTGGACCCCTCGTTTGTCCCCATCACCAACTCCCTGGGCCAAGAGCTGCAGGACAAGCCCTCCAAGTGGGTCTTCAACCGGAGCGCCTTTGCCCACCAGAG GCAAGAAATCCTTCAGCATGTCGACGTCATCAAAAACTTTTCCCTGATCAAGAGCAGCGTTCGGATCGGGCAGCTGATGCACTACGATTATTCCAGCCATAAGTACGTTTTCTCCATCAGCAATAACTTCAAGTCTCTGCTTCCTGACGTGTCTCCCATCCTGAACAAGCACTACAACATCTGCGCCGTGGTCGGCAACAGCGGGATCCTGACCGGGAGCCAGTGTGGGCAGGAAATCGATAAGTCGGATTTTGTCTTTCGGTGCAATTTTGCTCCGACCGAGGCTTTCCAGAAAGATGTTGGAAGGAAAACCAACCTTACCACCTTCAACCCCAGCATCCTGGAGAAGTACTACAACAACCTCTTGACCATTCAGGATCGCAACAACTTCTTTTTAAGTTTGAAAAAGCTCGATGGGGCCATTCTTTGGATTCCCGCTTTTTTCTTCCACACGTCAGCGACAGTCACGAGAACACTGGTCGACTTCTTTGTTGAGCACAGAGGGCAGCTGAAGGTCCAGCTGGCTTGGCCAGGAAACATCATGCAGCACGTTAACAG GTACTGGAGGAACAAGCACCTGTCCCCGAAGCGGCTGAGCACAGGTATCCTCATGTACACCCTGGCCTCGGCCATATGTGACGAGATCCACCTGTACGGATTCTGGCCCTTCGGCTTCGACCCCAACACACGGGAGGACCTCCCGTACCACTACTACGACAAGAAGGGAACCAAGTTCACCACCAAGTGGCAGGAGTCCcaccagctgcctgcagagttCCAGCTGCTCTACAGGATGCACGGTGAAGGACTGGCCAAACTCACCTTGTCGCATTGTGCCTAA